The following coding sequences lie in one Populus trichocarpa isolate Nisqually-1 chromosome 14, P.trichocarpa_v4.1, whole genome shotgun sequence genomic window:
- the LOC7492788 gene encoding pyridoxine/pyridoxamine 5'-phosphate oxidase 2 isoform X2 produces the protein MGTVTQWKQLLLSALESNSHLKHSPYFQFATIGCNGRPSNRSVVFRGFEENSDRIQINTDCRTRKIEELKHCPFAEQREKSWFASSLKSRLQYLGPNPGLPCLSEQSLNEFFLDPSSGPVATFCLLVLDPDQVDYLNLKSNQRTVSTLSRCANGEMCWNSEMINP, from the exons ATGGGAACAGTAACTCAATGGAAGCAGCTTCTTCTAAGCGCATTAGAGTCAAACTCTCACCTCAAGCACTCTCCTTACTTTCAATTT GCAACGATTGGATGTAATGGCAGACCATCCAATCGCTCTGTCGTTTTCAG AGGATTTGAAGAGAATAGCGATAGAATCCAAATCAACACAGATTGCCGTACACGCAAG ATTGAAGAACTAAAGCATTGTCCATTTGCCGAG CAAAGAGAGAAATCATGGTTTGCTAGTTCTTTGAAATCAAGGCTGCAGTACTTGGGACCTAATCCTGGTCTTCCTTGTCTGAGTGAGCAATCTCTGAACGAATTCTTTCTTGACCCCTCTTCAGGCCCAGTTGCCACATTTTGTCTGCTGGTTTTAGATCCAGATCAG GTTGACTACTTGAATTTGAAGAGTAACCAGAGAACAGTGTCCACCTTGTCACGATGTGCCAACGGAGAAATGTGTTGGAATTCAGAGATGATCAATCCGTAA
- the LOC7492788 gene encoding pyridoxine/pyridoxamine 5'-phosphate oxidase 2 isoform X1 encodes MGTVTQWKQLLLSALESNSHLKHSPYFQFATIGCNGRPSNRSVVFRGFEENSDRIQINTDCRTRKIEELKHCPFAEICWYFSDSWEQFRINGRVDVIDGSNPDPEKLQQREKSWFASSLKSRLQYLGPNPGLPCLSEQSLNEFFLDPSSGPVATFCLLVLDPDQVDYLNLKSNQRTVSTLSRCANGEMCWNSEMINP; translated from the exons ATGGGAACAGTAACTCAATGGAAGCAGCTTCTTCTAAGCGCATTAGAGTCAAACTCTCACCTCAAGCACTCTCCTTACTTTCAATTT GCAACGATTGGATGTAATGGCAGACCATCCAATCGCTCTGTCGTTTTCAG AGGATTTGAAGAGAATAGCGATAGAATCCAAATCAACACAGATTGCCGTACACGCAAG ATTGAAGAACTAAAGCATTGTCCATTTGCCGAG ATATGCTGGTATTTTTCTGACTCTTGGGAGCAATTCCGGATCAATGGAAGAGTTGATGTTATAGATGGGTCCAATCCTGATCCGGAAAAGCTTCAG CAAAGAGAGAAATCATGGTTTGCTAGTTCTTTGAAATCAAGGCTGCAGTACTTGGGACCTAATCCTGGTCTTCCTTGTCTGAGTGAGCAATCTCTGAACGAATTCTTTCTTGACCCCTCTTCAGGCCCAGTTGCCACATTTTGTCTGCTGGTTTTAGATCCAGATCAG GTTGACTACTTGAATTTGAAGAGTAACCAGAGAACAGTGTCCACCTTGTCACGATGTGCCAACGGAGAAATGTGTTGGAATTCAGAGATGATCAATCCGTAA